CGAACGACTGGCTATCGTTGATCCTCAGTCTGGGAAACAACCCCTGTACAGTAAAGACGGTAACCTGGTTCTTGCCGTTAACGGAGAAATATACAACCATCAGTCTTTCCGGAACCGTTACAAAGACAGTTACCCCTTTCTTACCAATTCAGACTGTGAAGTAATTCTTGCCTTGTACAGGGACAAAGGGCCGGACTTTCTGGATGAACTGAACGGAATATTTGCTTTTGCCCTGTACGATAAAGAGAAGGACGCATATCTGATTGCCCGTGACCACATTGGTATCGTACCGTTGTATATGGGCTGGGATGCACACGGAAATTTCTATGTGGCCTCCGAACTGAAAGCCCTTGAGGGAGTATGTACAAGCTACAAGGAATTTCCTCCGGGCCATTATCTTTTCAGCAGGGAAGGCCAGCTCAAGCGCTGGTACGGGCGCGATTGGGAAGAGTATGAAGCAGTGCAGAACAATGAAACCAGCATTGGCGATTTGCGAAGGTCGTTTGAAGATGCTGTGCACCGTCAGTTAATGACCGATGTTCCTTACGGAGTATTGCTTTCGGGAGGACTTGACTCGTCCATCGTATCAGCAGTGGCCAAAAAATTTGCCGCACGGCGTATCGAGACAAACGACCTGAAAGATGCCTGGTGGCCCAGCCTGCATTCCTTTGCAATCGGCCTGAAAGGATCGCCTGACCTGGCTGCGGCGCAGAGAGCTGCAGAACATATCGGAACAATTCACCATGAAATCCACTTCACCATTGAAGAAGGGCTTGATGCCATCAGGGACGTTATTTATCATATTGAAACCTACGATGTAACAACCGTAAGGGCTTCCACGCCAATGTACCTGATGGCCCGTGTAATCAAATCAATGGGCATTAAAATGGTGCTCTCCGGTGAAGGTGCTGACGAAGTTTTCGGTGGCTATCTCTATTTTCATAAAGCACCCAATGCCCGGGCATTTCATGAAGAAACCGTAAGGAAGCTGAAAAAACTGCATCTTTATGACTGCCTGAGGGCAAACAAATCACTGGCTGCATGGGGAGTGGAAGGTCGTGTCCCTTTTCTCGACAAGGAATTTCTTGATGTAGCCATGCGGCTGAACCCTGAAGACAAGCGTCCCAAAGAGGGCAGGATGGAAAAATGGGTCCTCAGAAAGGCTTTCGAGGATCTTCTTCCTGAAAATATCGCCTGGAGACAGAAAGAACAGTTTTCCGACGGGGTTGGCTACAACTGGATTGACACCCTGAAAGATATGACCAGTAAAGCCGTTTCAGACCAGCAGCTGGCCAATGCCCGATACCGTTTCCCCATCAATACCCCGATGAGCAAGGAGGAATACTTTTACCGCTCGGTCTTTAGTGAACATTTTCCGTCCGATTCGGCTGCTTCCTGCGTTCCTTCGGTTCCTTCGGTAGCATGCAGTACGGCCGAAGCCCTGGCCTGGGATGAGGATCTGCGCAAAAATATTGATCCCTCAGGAAGAGCGGTGAAAAACGTTCATAAGGATGCCTACAA
The genomic region above belongs to Bacteroidales bacterium and contains:
- the asnB gene encoding asparagine synthase B, with amino-acid sequence MCGIVGVFDLKIPSQDLRQQVLNMSKKLRHRGPDWSGIFVCDKALLAHERLAIVDPQSGKQPLYSKDGNLVLAVNGEIYNHQSFRNRYKDSYPFLTNSDCEVILALYRDKGPDFLDELNGIFAFALYDKEKDAYLIARDHIGIVPLYMGWDAHGNFYVASELKALEGVCTSYKEFPPGHYLFSREGQLKRWYGRDWEEYEAVQNNETSIGDLRRSFEDAVHRQLMTDVPYGVLLSGGLDSSIVSAVAKKFAARRIETNDLKDAWWPSLHSFAIGLKGSPDLAAAQRAAEHIGTIHHEIHFTIEEGLDAIRDVIYHIETYDVTTVRASTPMYLMARVIKSMGIKMVLSGEGADEVFGGYLYFHKAPNARAFHEETVRKLKKLHLYDCLRANKSLAAWGVEGRVPFLDKEFLDVAMRLNPEDKRPKEGRMEKWVLRKAFEDLLPENIAWRQKEQFSDGVGYNWIDTLKDMTSKAVSDQQLANARYRFPINTPMSKEEYFYRSVFSEHFPSDSAASCVPSVPSVACSTAEALAWDEDLRKNIDPSGRAVKNVHKDAYK